One genomic region from Quercus robur chromosome 4, dhQueRobu3.1, whole genome shotgun sequence encodes:
- the LOC126721638 gene encoding uncharacterized protein LOC126721638, translating to MAKYITILLFFLLSQNLKPVREAEAAAKRSIHITDDLDDVVDEEEDEAWKEWGKKSTPSADSDLRPSDLSKMSEAEIQAEMMKRHSGPSMGFVKLRLGVLRTPDMVAEIAMKWTKVLRTGAIGARFMGVDRSTIMFTMERGQDTAELKEFVLDQPEAYEIKIGDQAFRRPGDPPLEEVLAKLHNEKNKVDNTNPTKNGKQLKEEL from the exons ATGGCGAAATACATAACCATTCtcctcttcttcctcctttCTCAAAACCTTAAACCGGTTCGCGAAGCCGAAGCCGCGGCGAAGCGAAGCATCCACATAACGGACGATCTTGACGATGTCGTTGACGAGGAGGAGGACGAGGCCTGGAAGGAGTGGGGCAAGAAATCCACGCCCTCTGCTGACTCCGATCTCCGGCCTTCCGATTTGTCGAAGATGTCGGAGGCCGAAATCCAGGCCGAGATGATGAAGCGGCATTCTGGGCCGTCAATGGGTTTCGTTAAGCTCCGGCTCGGCGTTCTACGGACTCCG GACATGGTAGCTGAGATTGCTATGAAATGGACAAAGGTTCTGAGAACTGGAGCTATCGGAGCAAGATTCATGGGTGTTGATCGGAGCACAATCATGTTCACCATGGAAAGAGGCCAAGATACAGCTGAG TTGAAGGAGTTTGTGTTGGACCAACCAGAGGCATATGAGATCAAGATTGGGGATCAAGCTTTTCGTAGGCCTGGAGATCCTCCTTTAGAGGAAGTTCTTGCAAAGCTCCACAATGAGAAAAACAAGGTGGATAATACTAATCCCACTAAGAATGGAAAGCAATTGAAAGAAGAGTTGTAG
- the LOC126721849 gene encoding uncharacterized protein LOC126721849, producing the protein MVGDPLKRNQNLYCAYHQEPGHTTDDCRNLKNHLDRLVREGKLRHLLHSPEGWQGPSSNETRQSTLRPPIGTINVILAAPGRTGFVPFRVMSVSSFPIELDDRESKRARVSATPVIGFTEEDKQGTIQPHDDALVVTLRIEGYDVKRVLVDQGSAVEVMYPDLYKGLNLKQEDLSPYDSPLVSFEGKIVIPKGMIRLPVQTDSDVVEVDFIVVDAYSPYTAIVARPWLHALGAVSSTLHQKVKYPSGGQIKEIIGNQGMAKQCMVSAISRQPNNKPSTLAENGL; encoded by the coding sequence atggttGGTGATCCTTTGAAGCGCAATCAGAACCTGTATTGCGCATACCATCAGGAGCCGGGTCACACTACTGATGATTGCAGAAACCTGAAGAACCATTTAGATCGGCTCGTCCGAGAAGGGAAGCTGAGACATCTGCTGCATAGCCCAGAAGGATGGCAGGGACCATCGAGCAATGAAACCAGACAAAGTACGTTGAGGCCACCCATTGGCACGATTAATGTTATTCTCGCCGCACCTGGAAGGACAGGCTTTGTCCCTTTCAGGGTAATGTCAGTAAGCAGTTTCCCAATTGAGCTAGACGACAGGGAATCCAAGAGAGCCAGAGTGAGTGCCACGCCAGTAATCGGGTTCACGGAGGAAGACAAGCagggaactattcagccccACGACGATGCCCTAGTCGTCACGCTCAGAATAGAgggttatgacgtgaagagggtgttgGTTGATCAAGGCAGCGCCGTGgaggtaatgtaccctgatttgtataaggggctgaacttgaagcaggAGGACTTGTCGCCCTACGATTCCCCCTTGGTTAGCTTTGAAGGGAAAATCGTCATCCCGAAGGGCATGATCAGgctgcctgtgcaaacagatTCAGACGTGGTagaagtggacttcattgtcgtagatgcatactccccctacacagctatCGTGGCCcggccatggcttcatgcactaggggctgtgtcgtcaACCTTGCACCAAAAAGTCAAGTACCCGTCAGGGGGtcaaatcaaagaaataataGGGAACCAGGGAATGGCTAAacaatgcatggtgtcggcaatCTCACGACAACCAAATAACAAACCTTCCACTTTAGCCGAGAAcggcttatag